One Longimicrobiales bacterium DNA window includes the following coding sequences:
- a CDS encoding HAMP domain-containing sensor histidine kinase, with the protein MSFGAPDAPPGTPGGESIAALVQQAKLATLGMLVAGIAHELNTPLGALHGNHDVLQRALHKLHAILEDEVVEPHELDEVRRIVAAVTSIVQVNELAMARMVQLVKDLRNFGRLDRADIDVVDLHEGIRSTIAIMGVHSRTVTIDTEFGVLPAVRCHPDRLNQVWMNLLMNAVHASPAGGRVHVRTHPLDAMVRIEIVDDGAGIPTENLERIFEPGFTTKSGRVGMGLGLAIAREVVQQHGGSIRVASERGVGTTFTIDLPVAGPIADTEPAASHGGAA; encoded by the coding sequence GTGAGCTTCGGGGCGCCCGACGCGCCTCCGGGAACGCCGGGCGGCGAGAGCATAGCGGCGCTCGTCCAGCAGGCGAAGCTGGCGACGCTGGGTATGCTGGTCGCCGGCATTGCGCACGAGCTGAACACGCCGCTCGGTGCGCTGCACGGCAACCACGACGTGCTGCAGCGCGCGCTGCACAAGCTGCACGCCATCCTGGAAGACGAGGTGGTAGAGCCGCACGAGCTGGACGAGGTGCGTCGCATCGTCGCGGCTGTCACCAGCATTGTCCAGGTCAACGAGCTGGCGATGGCGCGCATGGTCCAGCTGGTGAAGGACCTGCGCAACTTCGGCCGGCTCGACCGCGCCGACATCGATGTCGTGGACCTGCACGAGGGGATCCGCAGCACGATCGCGATCATGGGCGTGCATTCGCGCACTGTCACGATCGACACCGAGTTCGGCGTGCTGCCGGCCGTGCGCTGCCACCCGGACCGATTGAATCAGGTCTGGATGAACCTGCTCATGAACGCGGTACACGCATCGCCCGCAGGCGGCCGCGTGCACGTCCGGACTCACCCTCTCGACGCCATGGTCCGCATCGAGATCGTTGACGACGGCGCCGGCATTCCGACAGAGAACCTCGAGCGCATCTTCGAGCCCGGCTTCACGACGAAATCCGGCCGCGTCGGCATGGGGCTGGGTCTCGCCATTGCACGCGAGGTCGTCCAGCAGCACGGCGGCAGCATCCGCGTCGCCAGCGAGCGCGGCGTCGGCACGACATTCACCATAGACCTGCCGGTTGCCGGCCCCATCGCGGACACCGAGCCGGCAGCCAGCCATGGAGGTGCGGCGTGA